One Carya illinoinensis cultivar Pawnee chromosome 5, C.illinoinensisPawnee_v1, whole genome shotgun sequence genomic window, TTGCCAGtaaaactttgatttatttgaaAGATGTAAAGATAGATTTATATTTCTCAATCAAAACATGATCATGGTACTAATGAGTTTTTTAGGAGAGTGATCAAACGAAGGAAATGATgctttctaaaaaataatttgagtcaTAGTCTGATTCAATATTCAATCAGACTAAAGACAAAGTGATATTAAGTTATAGTAGGTATAATTATCATCTCTTAACATTGCGAAGTCTCGTCTTAACAAACAAGaactttagaaaaattataacacTTCTATAATACAATCAAACTTGGAATTGGTGGAGCAAACAACTATATTTGGGGTAGAAATTCCTGTTTGTAGATCATGTTCATGTCGTGTCAAATAATGAGTATTAGACTATATGATTCAATCCGAACAATACTCGCTTAATTAAACGGATTAGACCCTAAAACCTTAACATGAGCTATATAAATAACTGGTGACAAAGCGAAACCCACTTAACCTGTTTAATAATGAACTTTTATTATGTTAACTTGGACACAACCCATTTAACCTGATTTAACCCTCTTAAACCCATTTCATATAAATTGGTTGAACTaacttgtatattttttaaatccaattaaaataatttcatatataatacaatgATAACCATATAAATCATTCGCAATTACCGTTAGATTCATGATAAAAGATTTTAATATCAATATCCAAaccaataatatataagaaaattaatattttcataaaataaaattaaatattaacaaaaaaaagtttaatagttTGAAATATTAAGCAgtcaaatactaatattaatattacctaccaacaagaaaaatatatataaaactcaatatttataaaatttaaaaatataatttatttgtgttaTATGGGTTGATTGCGAGTTTCGCAAATTGACTCACAATTGACTTGTTTAttgatcatatattattaaGTCAACTCATTTTGACCTAAACTCATTTATATCAAACTTAAATCCACTTATTCCATATTGTAATTGTCAGTTTATGTCAAATATTGCCACCCTAACTATAATGACCCcgttttattactattttctaCTTGAATTTGTATACAAAGTAAAAATAGTCCTATTTTTTGTCaagtaaaatatatacaatCTTTACAATTCCATGATCAAACCTCATAcctattttataagaaaaataatacaattaaacTGCAAAACCGTTAATTTTTCTTGTCAatgatttatctttttaaaagatcgttttttgtttttgtttttgtttaatattcTTATTGTGCTGCCTACTTCAAAGTCCAGACAATAGTCATTAGTAAAGTTATCTTATTGAGTTGGCCGGTGTACATTAATTAAATCTTACAAAGCCCAGCCCAAGGTTGCCTTAGGGGAGGGCAGCGAGGGCCGCAACCCATCCCCGTCAACCCCACCTCACAGGTTGTGCTATTTTTAGTTTTGACAGGTCTATTTATTGTTGAATGTTGAATCCAAATAGAAAGTaatataaatgtataatcaacaCTCTGGTGACTTGGACATTGTGAAATTCATTTTATTGGatgtattaaaaataatgaaaatagattttttttttaaataattaattatgaaaatggaaaaaatgtcattattttcaaaaggcttcaaatatattttgtaagtattgatttacttttattaaaagaataaaatgggATATTTCACACTTGAGCCTAGGTCAAGGAAACATGAGGGTATGCTAAATAAATAAGATGAGGATTCTTAAAACTTCTCGTaatgtttttttcaaatatcatttaaatatgaaatatttttcaattttaaatttttaatattttaatctaatcattacataatcattataatttttacaaactttaaaataaaatataaaaatcaatacaattttttaaattttaaaaaaataatattaataagattatatttaaataaatttttaattttataatatttttattcaactttttatatttcattttttaaaaactaacaaaatattttaacttaaacaaTTTCGTAACTATCCTGAAAAATCTAAAATGCTCAGACTGTCCAAAACGAGTCTGAGTCAATCAACCAAATTCAGAGGATTCCTGCGCTCAGATTAGATGGTATCTTAGCCAACAACATCAAATTTGATTGtgagaagttttgaaaatatttcattagaattgattttttttttaatacctatTATTTGTTGGGTATTATTGTACATGAAGAAGGTATGAAAaattaatgaatatatttttaaaatgttttaaattaatatttgtgaaagtaaaaaataaaattgaaaagttgtattgatataattttttaaataatccaATAAATCTAATCTTAGGCTTGCAAGTCTTTTCCAAGTtccttggaaaaaaaataaattgattaggtctctcttttttaaaagttggcatgtatatataatttttaaaagagtcgtttttattttttattaaaacttataatatatatataattgaatggaaagtaaaaattaaatatttttttaagatggaGAAATATTTAGAATGATTGTTTggttaactaaaataaaaaattttatctcaatttatcattatattttttttaaatctctatataaaatataataaataatataatttgttcacatcttaatataaaattaatatttaaaaattatattataataatattttatttattattatttaaaacatctcattttatttcatttcatctcatttatgtAATTAAACgggagatttttttaaaaatatttttaaaaataaaataaaataaaatctaaaacacaGTGTCTTTCTTTGAGCTCCCCTGATTCTCTCTTTCCTTCCCCTTCCCTTCCCACACGCTCAAATAACGAgccaattttcattttcttctgaaTTCGTCCCCGCGAGCGAGTCTTTGCAATGAGATTAGGGTTTTCTTGGAACGATCAGAGGCGGTGATGCTTCGTGGACCTTTTGATTTTTTACCTATTAGGAGTGAGATTGGTTGATTGAATACCTAGGGTTTCGGTTTTGAAATATGTCCGGGAAGTCGAGGGACCGAATCACCATTACTCTTGGCCGCAGTGGCCAGGTATCTTAATAGaagcatttttttctctttgccggctgttttggagttttacttttatttattattattattattattttggtttcgAAAGCTTACTAACATGgagaaatttgtttttggtggaCTGGCTGTTTGGTTTCCAAGAAAAAGAacgtaattttaaaaaaatttcgatCTAATCGATGTGTCTATTTATATATTCGACCGGGCTAGGTGCAAGTACTGAACTTATCATAACttaattctttcttcttcttcttcttcttctgtctcttttttttttttctcaagttgGGAACAAAAAAACGTAGTGCTGCCTTATTTGTGCATTGAATTGTGCCCATCGTTATACAGGTAGTAAAGAGGGGTGGTCAAGTATCGGATGTTTCGTATGCTGATTCTCTGCCTGCAGCTGGGACTAAGCGGTCGGTCAGAGATAGAATAGGAAGTAATGTGCATAGTTCCTTATCAAATGGAAGCGAACTCTACAACAAACGGTGCGTCTTGCTTTCAGTTTTTCTTACCTCGTTCTGTTGATCTAGTCATGTGGCTTCTCTTTCCTGCTTGTTTACTATTTCCTTGTGGATTTGCTTTACCGTTTGGAACTTTCGACATGTACAATTTGTTTGGGCTCTTATCTGTTGTATGAACAAGTGTGGCCTCTCGACTCTGTATGAGCGGAGAGCTAGACATGGTTTAATGATGCCTTTGATGTAGAGGCTTTGCATGCATGATTTTTTGGCCTTCTTATCTAAGTTAATTTTTATGAAGAGCTTACAGTTATAGTTACCATTTGCAGACAACGGGGAGATATTAGTATGCCAAGTTTGGGTGCTAATGGTTCAAATGGTAGTAAATTCCCCCGAGGCAATTTTCATTTCATAGCATTTCTGTAATACTCTATATGTTTTCCAACTGCTAATGTCACTTCCATTAAAATGCAAGATGTACGCATTGGTAGAGATGACCTCCGATTTAAACTCATGAAAAAGAATGCATCTAGAAGAGTTcacgatgatgatgatcagaaGCGTGTTGACCTACGTGAGAAGTTGTCAAAGAACATTCGGCCCCGCTTAACTTTTGATTCAAGGCAGCGCTTTGTGGAACCTAAAGACACAGGCTTCTTGGGGCGAATTGCTTCTACAAGAAGTCCAGATGATTTGCCTCGGATGGATTCAATGAGAGCTTCTTATTCTACATGGACTTTGGATGATTTGAGACGAAGATCACCAGATAGAGCTCTAGGTATAGGTACCTCTAGGGGTCTCTCCCCACCTAGGAATGTGGAAGAACTGCATGGAAGGCCATTGAAAAGGACAACTGACAACATAAGGGCAGTTCAATATATGAGGAAAGATGTTTTTGATACTTCACGACCCATGAGTACTACCCCTTTCATGGCAAAACCTGCTATACCTCCTGTACCTGCGAAGCCTGTGCCGCCTCCTCTTGGACAACTTCCTCCACCGAATGGCATTGGACAAAGTATTTCATATGCGGTACTGCTACTTTGTCTTAGCTGCTTCTGGATCATGGGAGTTCTTAAGGCTATGTTTGGTTTccactatttttttcaaagaaaacaataataataataacctcaatctaaacatttttttttttaagcatcaATCTAAACATTTCTTAAACACcaaaatagttatatatttctccaaaaaaatttcatttgatcATTTGGCTAGCTTTTAACCCCttggggttggctcaagtggtaagaaTCTTGGTATTGTTGGTATGCTTCCTCCAAGTCTAAAGTTCGAATCCTTGGTGCTAGCAATTTCTAAGCACCATCAGACTCCAGaaattttcccttgaattacttaaggtgcacttgcaggaaactctTTGTCGAGGGCTTGTGGACTCTTGGGATTAGTTGGAACTCCAAACACCTAGTGccaataaagaaattaaaaaataaataaataaaataacttttctttaaataaaacacaaaaccaacaaaaaaaaaacacctttcACAAAAAACATCTTTTCAAATCTACCTATGCACTTTCATAAACCTCAATAAATGCATCGCAAAAAATATTTAGCCAAGCAATTTCTCATTTTCCCTATCCACTTTCAGAAAACCCAATACAGAAGATATTTCtaaatttgtttcaaaaattCTAAAGAGTTCTCAAAACTTTCACTAACCAAACATCTCAAAGGGTCTGAACTTTATCAATTTTCATGTATCTTGGATACATGCCAGTATTGTCTGGATTCTTTTTGGAATGTGTacatttctattgattttaaaCACTAGCAATCCTTTTCGATGTTCAGAGCTTTGTTAGTGGTGTGTTGTTATGCAGGGTGATGAACAGCAAACTATTGATGGCTTGTTACAGTCTCTGGGTTTGGGAAAATATGCAATTATTTTCAAAGCCGAggaagtatgttatgttttctttttactttctttttaagtttatgttttctttttacttaatttgacaaatattttaaaatttttccaaTGTCCTGAATCATGTTCATGTAAAAACTTGAAAGTCACACATTGTCCCTGTAATATACCACTCCATGCTTGCttatcaaaaaggaaaaaaaaaaaaaaaagataccaCTCCATGCTAAGTAATGGGaactaaccaaaaaaaaaaaaaaaaaaaaggtagcatTTAGGAAGTgcttatatgaaatattttgatataattaGGTGTTTGTCTTGTATCTGACCCGTGTACATGGGCTATGACCATTTTAATCAATAAAATCTCTtgcttacctataaaaaaaatagggaaAGGACTTGATTGTTGTGCTTGCAATCTGTATAGGTATCATTCTCTAATTTGTGTTCACCAGGTGGCTAGCTATCTCTTGATGTTGCAATTGTCATGTTAGTTTGTCTGCTTATTGGCTTTTTCTTGGTTCATTGGTATTATTTTTGGGTATACAAGCATGTGCCAGTTCATTCCATCACAAcaacacacccccccccccccccccccccccccaaaacccaaaaaaaaagaggttTCTCCTACTTAATCTTGATATTTACTTTCGTTTCTGTAACATGAGAAATTCATTGGATCAACCTGCAATATTGTGTTTTCAACAAATTCCAGGATTATTTGGTCTATACCTTATATTGATTTAAGTATCTCCAATGCCTGAAACCTCCACGATTTATGGGCTTTCATTGTGAGTGGAATAGAATTATACATTCTTTACATTGACTAATTCAAGTCTACGTATCTGACTTTCATGACTAATACATCAAATTGTAATATCAGTAACTTTGTTCTATTTGAATGAAGGTTGGATGATTTAGGTTGGGCTTTTTGTTTACTTGCGTATACTGATAAAAAGGTTGGGCTTACCGGTTGTCAATTTTAAACACAGTTTCAGATGGATTTGTTTATCCTCTTTATGCAATTTGTTTTAGAAAAGAAGGATTTTTAGTTACCTAAATCCCCCAATGGCACAGCCATATGCACAATTCCAAAAGGAGAGCTACTTTagttctcacataaaatatttgatttttttatgctagagaatataattaaaatgttAGGTATGGACTATTTGTTCATTTCATGTaacaatacaaggaaattccaAGCCACATCTGAATGTAGACTATAAAAGACTAGTCAAGGTTACAATTAGAGTTCCTAGAAATTcgttataaagagcaagaacttctccttcccaagtaATGTGAGGTCACATTCACTATCTTCCTATACTCAATCCGGAGTATTACATTTCATCTGCTAAAAAGGTATAGCACAGTTGAATGGGAAAACAAAACCTAGATGTATATACTCTTTCCTCTTTGTTAGTTAGTTATAGAGAAAACACACAATTGTTGATTACTGTGATGAGGAAGTGAGACATGATCtttgctttattaatttaaaattgattCATATACTTTGGTCATGCCACTGCCACTACAGATCTGTGTGATTCTACAATCTGTGACTTTATATCTGTTTTGGGTAAAACTTTAAAATCACCTTGATTTGAAAATGCCTTGATTCATATATAGTATGCATCATACACATTGAAATGATAATGAATGCAATGCTTCCTTTATAGTTAATGATCTGGATGGATGCACCAGTTAATCGAGCATGAAAGTTTACTAACCAAGCATGTTTAGCGGACCACAGACACCTTTAAAATGCATATCTGTATCCATTTTTTAGATGTATCAGAAGCCATGGAGATGAGatcaatgtttttttatatGCAGTGCTGTGGCGTGCCGCCATATTATGATGGGAAGTAATTAATTGCTTTTGGATCCATTATCGAATTGTTTAAACATTAAATGTTTCATTGGGTTTTAAAGTATTTTGCATCGAACAGTAAATGTCTTTGGTAGCTTCTTTTTCAAGTAGCTGATACTGATCACTTGTCTTGATACATAGGTGGATATCACTGCATTGAAGCAGATGGGGGAAAATGACCTCAAAGAACTTGGAATACCTatggtatttttctttttacaaattttctcTCTCTGATTTTTCATCATCATGTTACTTTTGGCcttttatgtttatgttgtAAAAAAATCAGGCTTCATATTTTGCTTTTCCGATTTTTAGATTTTAGCAAAAGACAAGTATCTGGGCAGAATAAACAGAACGGAATACACtaagatatttgattatatTTGATTCAAACATGTAGCTTGCCCTCTATGAATGTTCCTCTCACCCAATGTCTCATGATTTTGTTGCGTTATTCATACTAATGATCACATTCTGTCTGAATGTCTGTAAATGTGTATGTGTTGAATTGCAGGGGCCAAGAAAAAAGATTCTTCTTGCTCTTTTGCCTCGATCCAAACGACAACCATGACAATTTCAATTTTGAAGCAAAGTTAATTGTAGTCCTCTGTTCGTTTTTGTGACGGGGAGCAACTATCAGGATTATTTTACATGACATGAATGGTGCGTGCAACTCAAATTCGGTTTGAAAGTGGCCCATGAATCAATTCACTTTTTTCCCATTTGGAGAATGAAACAGGTATGAAAATTTAGATCTTGGAAAGGAAATTTGAGATGTAATCTCACCCTCccccaaacaaacaaacaaaaaaaaaaagacccacCTGCCTCTAACCCCGGGTAACAAGTCTCGATTGCTTTCATATGTCACCCAGAAATCATTGAGTAGAAGACTGGTGAAGCCATGCATTGACCGGTAAGGTGTAGAAACAAGTGTCATCCACTTGGTTGATTAAACATTCATCTGGTTGGGATGTGATAGTTGCAAATCCGCGTGATTGTAAGGCTGATCAAGTATTAATTCATCTTGATTAATATGTTGGTAGAGTATTATATGATTTTCGAGCTCAGGGCATTACTCTTATCCCCAGATGTTTTGGAGGGGAAACTTGATGTGTAGCAAGCAGATGGCATTGGAGGAACTCAGGCAATCGATTAGAAACCTTACAAGTTAGTGGACCCGGTGGCTGACTCGAAAATGAACTAAATTAGATACTAAATTTACAATGGCAACTACCAATTCGGTACACGTCTTATTATGGAAGTTGTAGTTATTATTGTGCTTAAGGAACACGTTTTATATAATCAAGTAGTGGGAACGCCCCTTGAAATCGTTAGTTCTGGTTGTTACCTCGTTTGAAAATAGAGTTTTGGAGCCGGAGGGATCTGTCTATTTTGTGTCAAAGTTATAACATTCTTAAGCATTAGTCAATTTTCAATACCAGACTAAAGCCTACTCTTGTATCAAAATGGAGGTAAAATTCCAACACGTACTTGAGAATATGAGTGAGGTTCATTCCACACCTATTTCTTGTAAAGAAGTTAACCAGatatttgttataaaataataaattaatgaagAAGATAGTGCATGTAAAAGTCATCAGCCGCCACGAGGGAAATTCTGGGAAGCAATAACTTAAGGAAATTTCCGAGCTAGGAGAaggtaaatttaaaaaaaagcaGCCATTCTCTATTTGTGTTTTATTGGTAATCACAGTTTTACGAAAGCTACGCATACCGACTGCAAACATTGAACGGTCCTTATTGAGTTTGTTCGAAGTTTAAAGACAATAGAATCATTAGCAGTGCCGTACCACTAGTTTGAAAAGATTAGATAGTTTCCTGTCAAAGTTTAAACACAatataatgtatttttatctctaaGTAAATACAACTCAAGGTATGTATTTGTTTTCCAAAATAGAACTTTCTATGGTTTGAACCCATGCACTTGACTTTATATTTTCCGTCTATTTCCTTGTGATCATTATTGTACCTACCCATGGATCTAAAGAATTACTATATTCGATCAAAAACTGGATTTCTTAAAATGGACAACTGAATCCAAAGTTGCAATCTTTTATAGTACTCAATGATAATGTGTCGACACTTAAAAAGGGAAGATGGCAACTTCTAGACCCTTTTTGGTAACGCTTTCTATGAACGTCTTACATTAAAAGCTTACTCCTATGGGAATTTTTGTCTCCTCCACACCCTGATATCTCAAGAAAGAAGAAACTCACCTCACCTCCGTAGAATCATGAGGTTTGTTGGCATAAATAAGGCGAAAGGTAACAAATAGcatctcaataattttattccatataaaaataaataaaaatgatgataaataatatatttcataaaaaaaaaattaattacataattcaCAGCTTTAAAAGTACAAACGTTATCTGAAGAAATCCAAAATACAAGATTTGACAAAATATTGCACGTGCGGTCTAGTCTAAACATGCAACCCCATAAAGTTGGTTAAGTAACATACacctacataaaaataattttataaattgatgtaattttataaaattcattagatctactttaaaataaaaataattttataatttgatatattacaTCAAACTACATCAgtataaactttaattttatataattcctttatagttaaaatatttttcaacttattatGACACATTAATGTTATATTTCCTACTGCACTAATAGACGTGACTTAAAAGAGGGGTGATATCATGGGATTCTAGTTCCAGCCACGCCACTACAAAGACACTTTTATAATCATGTAGTCTGCCCATTATAAGACTTTACGATACCTAGCTAAGGCTAAACATCATGAATATTACTGTACACCAATTTCATTCCTCATCAGAACTACTTGCGTTCATGCTGGCTGGCCAAACTAGTTAATTCCTTACATCATGAATATTACTGTACACCAATTTCATTCCTTATATCGCATGATCCCcttattcaacaaaaagaagttccccccccccccaataaaAAGAGGAGTGGGGGCCGACCAGTATAGTAATCCTCCTTGAGCATGACCATAAGATTTTTTTCTGCTGCAAAATGTCCGGTTTGAACCATAGTTACTGTCCTAAGAGCGAATCCGTCGCCACAGCAACCTCCGAAATATCCAACTGGTTCAAAAcccatcttaaaactcaaaagtcaaactttacTACTACAAGTGATTTCAACTTATATCCTAACTCAAATTCTTAATTTCGAATCTATGAAATACCAACTCATACCAATTAGGCTATCACATTGATGGCACAAAAGAAGTTATTAATAcaatagttttattatttacatgtcggtattaaaaaaaaaacgttaTTGTA contains:
- the LOC122310804 gene encoding uncharacterized protein LOC122310804; this encodes MSGKSRDRITITLGRSGQVVKRGGQVSDVSYADSLPAAGTKRSVRDRIGSNVHSSLSNGSELYNKRQRGDISMPSLGANGSNDVRIGRDDLRFKLMKKNASRRVHDDDDQKRVDLREKLSKNIRPRLTFDSRQRFVEPKDTGFLGRIASTRSPDDLPRMDSMRASYSTWTLDDLRRRSPDRALGIGTSRGLSPPRNVEELHGRPLKRTTDNIRAVQYMRKDVFDTSRPMSTTPFMAKPAIPPVPAKPVPPPLGQLPPPNGIGQSISYAGDEQQTIDGLLQSLGLGKYAIIFKAEEVDITALKQMGENDLKELGIPMGPRKKILLALLPRSKRQP